One genomic region from Apodemus sylvaticus chromosome 1, mApoSyl1.1, whole genome shotgun sequence encodes:
- the C1H19orf47 gene encoding uncharacterized protein C19orf47 homolog isoform X3, giving the protein MGFRITENLLLNLRKAPGSRIKARETMVSVTMATSEWIQFFKEAGIPPGPAVNYAVMFVDNRIQKSMLLDLNKEIMNELGVTVVGDIIAILKHAKVVHRQDMCRAATESVPCSPTPLQGELRRGASSAASRMIANSLNHDSPPHTPARRSDNSTSKISVTVSNKMAAKSAKAAALAHREEESLAVPTKRRRVTAEMEGKYIIHMPKGTTPRTRKILEQQQAAKGLHRTSVFDRLGAETKADTTTGTKPTGVFSRLGATPEIEEDLAWDSDNDSSSSSVLQYAGVLKTLGRGPTKASPQPALTVKAKATSSATTTATTPKLRRPALPSRPGPEKKPDSLPKVSILQRLGKAAVVSEAQDSQVTSTKMGVTGL; this is encoded by the exons gcTCCAGGAAGCAGGATCAAGGCCAGGGAGACAATGGTCTCAGTGACTATGG CCACTTCCGAGTGGATCCAGTTCTTCAAGGAAGCCGGCATTCCCCCAGGACCTGCTGTTAACTACGCTGTGATGTTTGTGGATAATCG GATCCAGAAGAGCATGCTGCTAGATCTtaataaagaaatcatgaatGAGCTCGGCGTGACTGTCGTGGGTGACATCATTGCCATCCTCAAGCACGCCAAGGTGGTGCACCGCCAG GACATGTGCAGAGCGGCCACTGAGTCAGTGCCCTGCAGCCCCACCCCCCTCCAGGGCGAGCTTCGCCGGGGCGCTTCTAGTG CCGCTTCTCGAATGATCGCCAACAGCCTGAACCATGACTCTCCACCCCACACTCCCGCACGGCGGTCAGACAACAGCACCTCCAAGATCTCCGTCACCGTGTCCAACAAGATGGCAGCGAAGAGTGCCAAGGCTGCCG CTCTGGCCCACAGGGAGGAGGAAAGCCTGGCTGTTCCCACCAAGCGGCGCCGGGTTACTGCCGAGATGGAGGGGAAGTACATCATCCACATGCCCAAGGGGACCACGCCCCGGACCCGGAAGATCCtggagcagcagcaggcagcaaaAG GTCTCCATAGAACGTCTGTGTTTGATCGTCTTGGTGCAGAGACCAAAGCAGACACAACCACGGGGACTAAG CCCACAGGAGTTTTCAGCCGCTTAGGGGCCACCCCCGAGATAGAGGAGGACCTTGCTTGGGACAGTGACAATGACAGCAGCAGTAGCTCTGTCCTGCAGTATGCTGGGGTCCTGAAGACGCTAGGACGAGGCCCAACCAAGGCCAGTCCCCAGCCAGCACTGACTGTCAAAGCCAAGGCCACAAGCTCTGCGACCACAACAGCTACCACTCCAAAGCTGCGGCGCCCGGCACTTCCCTCTCGCCCCGGACCGGAGAAGAAGCCGGATTCCCTGCCCAAAGTCAGCATCCTTCAGAGACTGGGCAAGGCTGCCGTTGTGTCCGAGGCACAGGACAGCCAGGTCACAAGCACCAAGA TGGGAGTCACAGGTCTGTAG
- the C1H19orf47 gene encoding uncharacterized protein C19orf47 homolog isoform X2, producing the protein MGFRITENLLLNLRKAPGSRIKARETMVSVTMATSEWIQFFKEAGIPPGPAVNYAVMFVDNRIQKSMLLDLNKEIMNELGVTVVGDIIAILKHAKVVHRQDMCRAATESVPCSPTPLQGELRRGASSAASRMIANSLNHDSPPHTPARRSDNSTSKISVTVSNKMAAKSAKAAALAHREEESLAVPTKRRRVTAEMEGKYIIHMPKGTTPRTRKILEQQQAAKGLHRTSVFDRLGAETKADTTTGTKPTGVFSRLGATPEIEEDLAWDSDNDSSSSSVLQYAGVLKTLGRGPTKASPQPALTVKAKATSSATTTATTPKLRRPALPSRPGPEKKPDSLPKVSILQRLGKAAVVSEAQDSQVTSTKSPTVRSILPDPPAPLASQRPPRRRWRRTCKDC; encoded by the exons gcTCCAGGAAGCAGGATCAAGGCCAGGGAGACAATGGTCTCAGTGACTATGG CCACTTCCGAGTGGATCCAGTTCTTCAAGGAAGCCGGCATTCCCCCAGGACCTGCTGTTAACTACGCTGTGATGTTTGTGGATAATCG GATCCAGAAGAGCATGCTGCTAGATCTtaataaagaaatcatgaatGAGCTCGGCGTGACTGTCGTGGGTGACATCATTGCCATCCTCAAGCACGCCAAGGTGGTGCACCGCCAG GACATGTGCAGAGCGGCCACTGAGTCAGTGCCCTGCAGCCCCACCCCCCTCCAGGGCGAGCTTCGCCGGGGCGCTTCTAGTG CCGCTTCTCGAATGATCGCCAACAGCCTGAACCATGACTCTCCACCCCACACTCCCGCACGGCGGTCAGACAACAGCACCTCCAAGATCTCCGTCACCGTGTCCAACAAGATGGCAGCGAAGAGTGCCAAGGCTGCCG CTCTGGCCCACAGGGAGGAGGAAAGCCTGGCTGTTCCCACCAAGCGGCGCCGGGTTACTGCCGAGATGGAGGGGAAGTACATCATCCACATGCCCAAGGGGACCACGCCCCGGACCCGGAAGATCCtggagcagcagcaggcagcaaaAG GTCTCCATAGAACGTCTGTGTTTGATCGTCTTGGTGCAGAGACCAAAGCAGACACAACCACGGGGACTAAG CCCACAGGAGTTTTCAGCCGCTTAGGGGCCACCCCCGAGATAGAGGAGGACCTTGCTTGGGACAGTGACAATGACAGCAGCAGTAGCTCTGTCCTGCAGTATGCTGGGGTCCTGAAGACGCTAGGACGAGGCCCAACCAAGGCCAGTCCCCAGCCAGCACTGACTGTCAAAGCCAAGGCCACAAGCTCTGCGACCACAACAGCTACCACTCCAAAGCTGCGGCGCCCGGCACTTCCCTCTCGCCCCGGACCGGAGAAGAAGCCGGATTCCCTGCCCAAAGTCAGCATCCTTCAGAGACTGGGCAAGGCTGCCGTTGTGTCCGAGGCACAGGACAGCCAGGTCACAAGCACCAAGA GCCCGACCGTCCGCAGCATCCTGCCCGACCCTCCTGCACCTCTGGCCTCCCAGCGGCCCCCTCGTCGACGGTGGCGGCGAACCTGTAAAGACTGTTAG
- the C1H19orf47 gene encoding uncharacterized protein C19orf47 homolog isoform X1 yields MGFRITENLLLNLRKAPGSRIKARETMVSVTMATSEWIQFFKEAGIPPGPAVNYAVMFVDNRIQKSMLLDLNKEIMNELGVTVVGDIIAILKHAKVVHRQDMCRAATESVPCSPTPLQGELRRGASSAASRMIANSLNHDSPPHTPARRSDNSTSKISVTVSNKMAAKSAKAAALAHREEESLAVPTKRRRVTAEMEGKYIIHMPKGTTPRTRKILEQQQAAKGLHRTSVFDRLGAETKADTTTGTKPTGVFSRLGATPEIEEDLAWDSDNDSSSSSVLQYAGVLKTLGRGPTKASPQPALTVKAKATSSATTTATTPKLRRPALPSRPGPEKKPDSLPKVSILQRLGKAAVVSEAQDSQVTSTKSKSSAEVKCAIKRTLVGPRGSSPSESLGAQMDHAGAVSVFKRLGRRTL; encoded by the exons gcTCCAGGAAGCAGGATCAAGGCCAGGGAGACAATGGTCTCAGTGACTATGG CCACTTCCGAGTGGATCCAGTTCTTCAAGGAAGCCGGCATTCCCCCAGGACCTGCTGTTAACTACGCTGTGATGTTTGTGGATAATCG GATCCAGAAGAGCATGCTGCTAGATCTtaataaagaaatcatgaatGAGCTCGGCGTGACTGTCGTGGGTGACATCATTGCCATCCTCAAGCACGCCAAGGTGGTGCACCGCCAG GACATGTGCAGAGCGGCCACTGAGTCAGTGCCCTGCAGCCCCACCCCCCTCCAGGGCGAGCTTCGCCGGGGCGCTTCTAGTG CCGCTTCTCGAATGATCGCCAACAGCCTGAACCATGACTCTCCACCCCACACTCCCGCACGGCGGTCAGACAACAGCACCTCCAAGATCTCCGTCACCGTGTCCAACAAGATGGCAGCGAAGAGTGCCAAGGCTGCCG CTCTGGCCCACAGGGAGGAGGAAAGCCTGGCTGTTCCCACCAAGCGGCGCCGGGTTACTGCCGAGATGGAGGGGAAGTACATCATCCACATGCCCAAGGGGACCACGCCCCGGACCCGGAAGATCCtggagcagcagcaggcagcaaaAG GTCTCCATAGAACGTCTGTGTTTGATCGTCTTGGTGCAGAGACCAAAGCAGACACAACCACGGGGACTAAG CCCACAGGAGTTTTCAGCCGCTTAGGGGCCACCCCCGAGATAGAGGAGGACCTTGCTTGGGACAGTGACAATGACAGCAGCAGTAGCTCTGTCCTGCAGTATGCTGGGGTCCTGAAGACGCTAGGACGAGGCCCAACCAAGGCCAGTCCCCAGCCAGCACTGACTGTCAAAGCCAAGGCCACAAGCTCTGCGACCACAACAGCTACCACTCCAAAGCTGCGGCGCCCGGCACTTCCCTCTCGCCCCGGACCGGAGAAGAAGCCGGATTCCCTGCCCAAAGTCAGCATCCTTCAGAGACTGGGCAAGGCTGCCGTTGTGTCCGAGGCACAGGACAGCCAGGTCACAAGCACCAAGAGTAAGTCCTCAGCTGAGGTCAAGTGCGCCATTAAGAGGACTCTGGTCGGGCCCCGGGGGAGCAGCCCCAGCGAGAGCCTTGGTGCCCAGATGGACCACGCAGGCGCTGTGAGCGTGTTCAAAAGACTGGGCAGAAGGACTCTCTAG
- the C1H19orf47 gene encoding uncharacterized protein C19orf47 homolog isoform X4, producing the protein MVSVTMATSEWIQFFKEAGIPPGPAVNYAVMFVDNRIQKSMLLDLNKEIMNELGVTVVGDIIAILKHAKVVHRQDMCRAATESVPCSPTPLQGELRRGASSAASRMIANSLNHDSPPHTPARRSDNSTSKISVTVSNKMAAKSAKAAALAHREEESLAVPTKRRRVTAEMEGKYIIHMPKGTTPRTRKILEQQQAAKGLHRTSVFDRLGAETKADTTTGTKPTGVFSRLGATPEIEEDLAWDSDNDSSSSSVLQYAGVLKTLGRGPTKASPQPALTVKAKATSSATTTATTPKLRRPALPSRPGPEKKPDSLPKVSILQRLGKAAVVSEAQDSQVTSTKSKSSAEVKCAIKRTLVGPRGSSPSESLGAQMDHAGAVSVFKRLGRRTL; encoded by the exons ATGGTCTCAGTGACTATGG CCACTTCCGAGTGGATCCAGTTCTTCAAGGAAGCCGGCATTCCCCCAGGACCTGCTGTTAACTACGCTGTGATGTTTGTGGATAATCG GATCCAGAAGAGCATGCTGCTAGATCTtaataaagaaatcatgaatGAGCTCGGCGTGACTGTCGTGGGTGACATCATTGCCATCCTCAAGCACGCCAAGGTGGTGCACCGCCAG GACATGTGCAGAGCGGCCACTGAGTCAGTGCCCTGCAGCCCCACCCCCCTCCAGGGCGAGCTTCGCCGGGGCGCTTCTAGTG CCGCTTCTCGAATGATCGCCAACAGCCTGAACCATGACTCTCCACCCCACACTCCCGCACGGCGGTCAGACAACAGCACCTCCAAGATCTCCGTCACCGTGTCCAACAAGATGGCAGCGAAGAGTGCCAAGGCTGCCG CTCTGGCCCACAGGGAGGAGGAAAGCCTGGCTGTTCCCACCAAGCGGCGCCGGGTTACTGCCGAGATGGAGGGGAAGTACATCATCCACATGCCCAAGGGGACCACGCCCCGGACCCGGAAGATCCtggagcagcagcaggcagcaaaAG GTCTCCATAGAACGTCTGTGTTTGATCGTCTTGGTGCAGAGACCAAAGCAGACACAACCACGGGGACTAAG CCCACAGGAGTTTTCAGCCGCTTAGGGGCCACCCCCGAGATAGAGGAGGACCTTGCTTGGGACAGTGACAATGACAGCAGCAGTAGCTCTGTCCTGCAGTATGCTGGGGTCCTGAAGACGCTAGGACGAGGCCCAACCAAGGCCAGTCCCCAGCCAGCACTGACTGTCAAAGCCAAGGCCACAAGCTCTGCGACCACAACAGCTACCACTCCAAAGCTGCGGCGCCCGGCACTTCCCTCTCGCCCCGGACCGGAGAAGAAGCCGGATTCCCTGCCCAAAGTCAGCATCCTTCAGAGACTGGGCAAGGCTGCCGTTGTGTCCGAGGCACAGGACAGCCAGGTCACAAGCACCAAGAGTAAGTCCTCAGCTGAGGTCAAGTGCGCCATTAAGAGGACTCTGGTCGGGCCCCGGGGGAGCAGCCCCAGCGAGAGCCTTGGTGCCCAGATGGACCACGCAGGCGCTGTGAGCGTGTTCAAAAGACTGGGCAGAAGGACTCTCTAG